A stretch of the Bdellovibrio sp. 22V genome encodes the following:
- a CDS encoding DEAD/DEAH box helicase, with protein MKFSELNLDPSILAAIQKLNYDDCTPIQEQAMPPVLDGKDVAGLAQTGTGKTAAFLIPLMERILRARPVAGEISEEQKALIEKRAFKDWKPQNFILILVPTRELAEQVQDNINKLSVDSGLRGFAIYGGTGYDKQKEALKNGVEFIVATPGRLIDLYKEHLVDLKQVRAIVFDEADRMFDMGFKDDMKYILQRVPRERQFLVFSATLNFDVLNTAYQFGSEPVEINISRDQAKAENVKDQIFHVGNEEKPQHLLSLLKIHNPKQAIIFTNFKLSVEKIAKFLVDNGIPAMAISSLLTQAQRNRVIEQFKAENNMNILVATDVAARGLDIKGVDMVINFELPNDSESYVHRIGRTGRAGTTGQAFSLVGDKDIEALARIEDYLKHKVEVGYLETEQLVKDFKPFPSHFEGHYPKSLDRARAPKAGGERRERPSGGGRDRRGGEQRRHEKGPRDQQKTAHGGRPGGARGERPEHKRHEGGKRADHPQHKRHDQKRTDHRKHEHRKGASAPHRKPAPVVAQKSLGQKITGFIKRLFS; from the coding sequence TTGAAATTCTCAGAATTGAATTTAGATCCCAGTATTTTAGCGGCAATCCAGAAGTTGAACTATGATGATTGCACGCCCATCCAAGAACAAGCAATGCCACCGGTTTTGGATGGAAAAGACGTCGCAGGCCTTGCGCAAACAGGGACAGGAAAAACGGCTGCCTTTTTGATTCCTTTGATGGAGCGTATTCTAAGAGCTCGTCCTGTTGCCGGTGAAATCAGCGAAGAACAAAAAGCTTTGATTGAAAAAAGAGCTTTCAAAGATTGGAAACCGCAAAATTTCATTTTGATTTTGGTTCCGACGCGTGAGTTGGCAGAACAAGTCCAAGACAACATCAACAAACTTAGCGTGGACTCGGGTCTTCGCGGTTTTGCGATTTATGGCGGAACTGGTTACGACAAGCAAAAAGAGGCTTTGAAGAACGGCGTTGAATTCATCGTCGCGACTCCAGGGCGTTTGATTGACTTGTACAAAGAGCATCTTGTTGATTTGAAACAAGTGCGCGCGATTGTCTTCGACGAAGCAGACCGTATGTTTGATATGGGCTTTAAAGATGACATGAAGTACATCTTGCAAAGAGTTCCTCGTGAACGTCAGTTCTTGGTTTTCAGTGCCACATTGAACTTTGATGTTTTGAACACGGCTTATCAGTTCGGTTCCGAGCCTGTTGAAATCAATATCAGCCGTGACCAAGCAAAAGCTGAAAATGTGAAAGACCAAATCTTCCACGTAGGTAACGAAGAAAAGCCTCAGCACTTATTGTCTTTGTTGAAAATCCACAATCCAAAACAAGCGATCATCTTCACGAACTTTAAATTGAGCGTGGAAAAGATCGCGAAGTTCTTGGTCGATAATGGCATTCCTGCTATGGCGATTTCGAGCTTGCTGACTCAAGCGCAACGTAATCGCGTCATTGAGCAATTCAAAGCTGAAAACAATATGAATATCCTTGTTGCAACGGATGTTGCGGCTCGCGGTCTTGATATCAAGGGCGTGGATATGGTGATCAACTTTGAACTTCCAAACGACAGTGAATCTTACGTTCATCGTATCGGTCGTACGGGCCGCGCGGGTACGACAGGACAAGCATTCTCACTGGTTGGCGACAAGGACATTGAAGCTTTGGCGCGCATTGAAGACTACTTGAAACATAAAGTAGAAGTGGGCTATCTCGAGACCGAGCAATTGGTGAAAGACTTTAAGCCGTTCCCATCGCATTTCGAGGGTCATTATCCTAAATCATTGGATCGTGCTCGTGCGCCAAAAGCAGGCGGCGAACGTCGTGAACGTCCAAGCGGAGGCGGCAGAGACCGTCGCGGTGGCGAGCAACGCCGCCATGAAAAAGGTCCTCGTGATCAGCAAAAAACCGCTCACGGTGGCCGTCCAGGCGGTGCTCGTGGAGAGCGTCCTGAGCACAAACGCCACGAGGGTGGAAAGCGTGCGGATCATCCACAACACAAGCGTCATGATCAAAAACGCACGGATCACAGAAAGCATGAGCACCGTAAGGGGGCAAGTGCACCTCATAGAAAACCAGCTCCTGTCGTGGCACAAAAATCTTTGGGCCAAAAGATCACGGGCTTTATCAAACGTCTTTTCTCTTAA
- a CDS encoding alpha/beta hydrolase: MAYLNNFYHHFYGPENGRKWIFVHGLMGYGQNWRRIVSGLEASERCLVYDQRGHGRSFQPAEGYTPEDYAHDLKLIVDELGWNNFILVGHSMGGRNVLQFASQYPEYLSHLVIEDIGPENNPQAHEYYEYLLNLVPSPFPTREEAKRYFFEDFVKTAKTRENVQVMANYFYSNMVEQPNGTVDWRFSKKAIIDSVRLGRGQDRWEAIAQLKVPTLLVRGANSRELSRENYEKMLASNSMIKGVEIPGAGHWVHSDQPQAFIETLKVFVGGF, encoded by the coding sequence ATGGCTTACTTGAATAATTTTTATCATCATTTTTATGGTCCCGAAAACGGGCGCAAATGGATCTTCGTGCACGGCTTGATGGGTTACGGCCAAAACTGGAGAAGGATCGTCTCTGGCCTCGAGGCTTCTGAGCGCTGCCTTGTTTACGATCAACGCGGTCACGGTCGCTCTTTCCAGCCTGCAGAGGGTTATACTCCCGAAGATTATGCTCATGATCTCAAACTCATTGTCGACGAGCTTGGGTGGAATAATTTCATCTTGGTCGGTCACTCGATGGGCGGCCGTAATGTTCTGCAGTTCGCCTCGCAATATCCCGAATACCTCAGCCACTTGGTCATCGAGGACATCGGCCCCGAAAACAACCCCCAAGCCCACGAGTATTATGAATATTTATTAAATTTGGTACCCTCGCCCTTCCCAACACGCGAAGAGGCCAAGCGCTACTTCTTCGAGGACTTCGTCAAGACGGCGAAGACCCGCGAGAACGTTCAGGTCATGGCCAATTATTTCTACTCGAATATGGTGGAGCAGCCGAATGGAACGGTGGATTGGCGTTTTTCCAAGAAAGCCATCATTGACTCCGTCCGTTTGGGGCGAGGGCAAGACCGATGGGAGGCGATCGCACAGTTGAAGGTGCCGACTCTTCTTGTTCGTGGGGCCAACTCTCGGGAGCTTTCTCGCGAAAATTACGAGAAAATGCTGGCCAGCAACTCAATGATTAAGGGCGTCGAAATTCCGGGCGCAGGTCATTGGGTCCACTCAGATCAACCACAGGCCTTCATCGAGACTTTGAAAGTGTTTGTAGGCGGCTTTTAG
- a CDS encoding BON domain-containing protein: MRQQQRGYRQNEQRYGSSQRGSRQFGQSQRNWEERHMPDDMERQSYNVRSQPGDFNPGEGARNYGDYREEYRGSSRDDWERSSVGAPRSHESNYGQNPYEDTYTTTSAGQFPYGHTYGQTFSGNRYPYGQSYQQQGNYPDYGHPAQRQSYGSQGYGYGQGQGYEQSRREQSRGYQQDYGSRDRYSSMYEESQSPERYSQSERSEQFTGKGPKNFKRSDERIKDEVCEMLTRDADIDASEIDVDVKEGVVTLTGTVPDRRMKHLAEDCSERCYGVRDVTNQLRVQREGSAEASERSGESSRSTKSSRSSYQQGGPVGH; the protein is encoded by the coding sequence ATGCGCCAGCAGCAACGCGGATATCGCCAAAACGAACAAAGATATGGATCTTCACAACGTGGATCAAGACAGTTTGGCCAAAGCCAAAGAAATTGGGAAGAGCGCCATATGCCAGACGATATGGAAAGACAATCGTACAATGTGAGAAGTCAGCCCGGGGATTTCAATCCGGGCGAGGGTGCCAGAAATTATGGTGATTATAGAGAAGAATACCGTGGTTCGAGCCGCGATGACTGGGAGAGATCTTCTGTGGGTGCCCCACGTTCCCATGAATCTAATTACGGCCAGAACCCTTATGAAGACACTTACACTACGACGAGTGCGGGTCAATTTCCATATGGTCACACGTACGGACAAACTTTCTCTGGAAATCGTTATCCCTACGGCCAGTCTTATCAACAGCAAGGGAACTATCCAGATTATGGCCATCCTGCCCAACGCCAGTCATATGGATCACAAGGCTATGGCTACGGCCAGGGGCAAGGGTACGAACAATCTAGAAGAGAACAATCACGCGGCTATCAACAAGACTACGGATCTAGAGACCGCTATAGCTCTATGTACGAAGAATCACAAAGCCCTGAGAGATATTCTCAGTCCGAAAGATCGGAGCAATTCACGGGCAAGGGTCCCAAGAATTTTAAGAGAAGCGATGAACGCATCAAAGACGAAGTGTGTGAGATGCTTACGCGTGATGCGGATATTGATGCCAGCGAGATTGATGTCGACGTGAAGGAAGGTGTCGTTACACTTACAGGAACTGTTCCTGATCGTCGCATGAAACATTTGGCCGAAGACTGCTCTGAAAGATGTTACGGAGTTAGGGATGTCACGAATCAACTTCGTGTACAAAGAGAAGGCTCTGCCGAAGCCTCTGAACGTTCCGGCGAATCTTCTCGATCAACAAAATCCTCTCGCTCATCTTACCAACAAGGCGGCCCTGTAGGTCACTGA
- a CDS encoding superoxide dismutase family protein, giving the protein MSGKGGFLLGLFFWTGAVSAAEQHLEPVAVILNDAQGKQVGDVNLTEEVNGVQVIVNLKDLPPGTYALHFHENGKCEGPDFKSAGDHFNPEKRKHGNVKGGPHAGDMKNIKVEKDGTGHLEEKNARVTLKEGANSLLKKGGTSVILHERADDMKSQPAGNAGKRIACGEIKSPEGEKK; this is encoded by the coding sequence ATGTCAGGGAAAGGTGGATTTTTGTTGGGGTTGTTTTTTTGGACGGGTGCAGTCAGTGCAGCTGAACAGCACTTGGAACCTGTAGCCGTCATCTTGAATGATGCTCAAGGAAAACAAGTGGGTGATGTAAATCTCACGGAGGAAGTAAATGGCGTACAGGTGATTGTGAATCTCAAGGATCTCCCGCCTGGGACTTATGCTTTGCATTTTCATGAAAACGGAAAATGTGAAGGACCTGACTTCAAGTCCGCCGGCGATCACTTCAATCCTGAAAAAAGGAAGCACGGAAACGTTAAAGGCGGGCCTCACGCAGGAGACATGAAAAATATTAAAGTAGAAAAAGACGGGACGGGCCATCTTGAAGAAAAGAATGCACGTGTGACTTTGAAAGAGGGTGCGAATTCACTCTTAAAAAAAGGTGGAACCTCAGTGATTCTGCACGAAAGAGCGGATGATATGAAATCCCAACCGGCCGGCAATGCCGGTAAACGTATTGCCTGCGGTGAAATCAAGTCTCCCGAGGGAGAAAAAAAATAA
- a CDS encoding ankyrin repeat domain-containing protein: MKKLFKLFIVFGLLAGASAHAKISSKELSLIKASETGDQAKVTALLKDKKINLNAQDEVGMTALMSAALGGHVDILKQLVSKKVSLETKNQSGDTALAVAVTNDQFAAAKALIKAGANVDVTVAGEEGDTLFMRSLGDIETAKLILQKNKALINKTNKLGETALIQSIRFGNIEAVKLLISQGADSKIKTKDGQTALDIAKSLNNKEAVRLLSSK; the protein is encoded by the coding sequence GTGAAAAAGTTATTTAAACTCTTTATTGTATTTGGTTTGCTTGCGGGAGCTTCCGCTCACGCGAAAATCAGTTCCAAAGAATTGAGTCTTATTAAAGCCTCCGAGACTGGAGATCAGGCGAAGGTCACGGCTCTTCTGAAGGATAAAAAAATAAACTTGAACGCCCAAGACGAAGTCGGAATGACCGCTTTAATGAGTGCAGCTCTTGGTGGCCACGTTGATATCTTAAAGCAGCTGGTCAGTAAGAAGGTTTCTTTAGAAACAAAAAATCAATCAGGAGATACCGCTTTAGCAGTGGCAGTTACCAACGACCAATTCGCTGCTGCAAAGGCCCTGATTAAGGCCGGCGCAAATGTCGACGTAACCGTTGCCGGAGAAGAAGGCGATACGCTTTTCATGCGTTCGTTAGGCGATATTGAGACGGCTAAACTGATCTTGCAAAAGAACAAAGCTCTTATCAACAAGACAAATAAGTTAGGTGAAACGGCTCTTATTCAGAGCATCCGTTTTGGTAACATTGAAGCCGTAAAACTTCTTATTTCTCAGGGAGCTGATAGCAAGATAAAAACCAAAGATGGACAAACCGCTTTAGATATCGCGAAGAGCCTCAACAATAAGGAAGCTGTTCGTCTTCTTTCTTCTAAGTAA
- the gntA gene encoding guanitoxin biosynthesis heme-dependent pre-guanitoxin N-hydroxylase GntA — translation MLERASFTELITSFVNRKNYPCVAAIHSINKNEYDVGHFGELGVGSESLRLARELLKFRDEQENTGEQYLSYIAVFEGPDNLSEEEFEKRLWLELSYLTSHEELSSEWDPAFSSDPRDKDFCFSLGGSAFFVVGMHPKSSRKSRQFPYPMLVFNIYQQFRDLRAAGKFEPMVKTIRDRDKLFQGDVNPMVEKYDNTWESIQFSGKNNPPDWQCPFQHGLKPSFSSPHPFSSGILAPHTEAPKSHHQNQPSSKTDLSS, via the coding sequence ATGCTTGAACGGGCGTCTTTTACGGAACTCATCACGAGCTTTGTTAACCGCAAGAACTATCCTTGCGTTGCTGCGATTCATTCCATTAACAAAAATGAATACGACGTCGGACACTTCGGTGAGCTTGGCGTTGGATCAGAAAGTTTACGGTTAGCTCGAGAACTTTTAAAATTCCGTGACGAACAAGAAAACACCGGCGAGCAGTATCTCAGTTATATTGCCGTCTTTGAGGGACCTGACAATTTAAGTGAAGAAGAATTTGAGAAACGCCTTTGGCTGGAACTTTCTTACCTTACTTCACACGAAGAACTTTCTTCAGAATGGGATCCCGCCTTCAGTTCTGATCCTCGTGACAAAGATTTCTGTTTCTCCTTGGGCGGAAGCGCTTTCTTTGTTGTAGGAATGCATCCAAAAAGCTCCAGAAAATCAAGGCAGTTTCCGTATCCAATGTTAGTGTTCAATATTTATCAGCAGTTTCGCGATTTGCGAGCGGCAGGCAAGTTCGAGCCCATGGTGAAAACTATTCGCGACAGAGACAAACTCTTTCAAGGCGATGTAAACCCAATGGTTGAAAAGTATGACAACACCTGGGAGTCCATCCAGTTCTCTGGCAAAAACAATCCTCCAGACTGGCAATGCCCTTTCCAACACGGCCTCAAACCCTCATTCTCATCACCCCACCCCTTCTCATCGGGGATCCTCGCCCCGCATACGGAAGCTCCCAAATCACATCATCAAAACCAGCCCTCTTCCAAGACCGATCTCTCTTCATAG
- a CDS encoding D-alanyl-D-alanine carboxypeptidase encodes MVNSLKMKMLYVTLGTALAASSASAKVYVNSMCYMKANSAGQVIEGDQKKKEKFPLASISKVVTSLWAVEKLGPDYRFKTKLHVTRVGNDTYDVHIEGGRDPIFGRNSSYFLISELNRLSIPIKKIETLTFDENFLLDWLSEESPRIGGDTPYYDTIEKQADAVRNSLIADFASAIRKDRYDSLKNKAARIGVTMASTPTISVRRVEFKPKSAYTKPEGTQTLVYKSAPLRVILKRMNNQSNNYIADTMYWNLGGTTAFQQFIKNSLSMNTDEMEFYLGSGNNANYIYNPNTDIYNEATCEAMVKVLYKLDKNLEKSGYELSEVMAVAGVDSDSTVASYGGNFAGSTTAKTGSVNKAKTLAGTVSTKNGEIYFAVLMHTDNRTEWGSANATIKKKVNQLIVDNGGAKSINYKETLPLAFDKGSSLATEISANKNKG; translated from the coding sequence ATGGTGAACTCATTGAAAATGAAAATGCTGTACGTAACGTTGGGAACTGCGCTTGCTGCTTCATCTGCTTCAGCAAAAGTTTACGTAAATTCAATGTGCTATATGAAAGCCAATTCAGCCGGACAGGTTATCGAGGGCGATCAAAAGAAAAAAGAAAAGTTTCCTTTAGCCTCCATTTCAAAAGTTGTGACGTCTTTGTGGGCTGTCGAAAAACTCGGACCTGATTATCGTTTTAAAACGAAACTCCATGTTACTCGCGTGGGAAATGACACATACGATGTGCATATTGAAGGCGGCCGCGACCCAATCTTTGGCAGAAACTCCAGCTATTTCCTTATTTCTGAGTTGAATCGTCTTAGTATTCCAATCAAAAAAATTGAAACTCTAACATTTGATGAAAACTTCTTGCTAGATTGGCTGTCCGAGGAAAGTCCACGCATTGGCGGAGACACTCCTTATTACGATACGATCGAAAAACAGGCCGATGCCGTTCGCAATTCATTGATTGCTGACTTTGCTTCCGCTATTCGCAAAGACAGATACGATTCTTTGAAAAACAAGGCTGCTAGAATCGGCGTAACTATGGCTTCCACCCCTACTATCAGCGTTCGCCGTGTCGAATTCAAACCAAAATCCGCTTATACAAAACCAGAAGGAACTCAGACTTTGGTTTACAAATCGGCGCCTCTTCGCGTGATTCTAAAGAGAATGAATAATCAATCCAATAACTACATTGCAGATACTATGTATTGGAATTTGGGCGGAACGACGGCATTCCAACAATTCATCAAAAATTCTCTTTCAATGAATACCGACGAAATGGAATTCTATTTGGGTTCTGGTAATAACGCGAACTACATCTACAATCCAAATACGGACATCTATAATGAAGCGACATGTGAGGCGATGGTAAAGGTTCTTTACAAACTTGATAAGAATCTTGAAAAGTCTGGCTACGAGCTTAGCGAAGTGATGGCCGTGGCTGGAGTTGATTCAGACTCGACGGTAGCAAGTTATGGTGGCAACTTTGCTGGCTCTACAACTGCGAAAACTGGAAGCGTAAATAAAGCCAAGACCCTCGCTGGAACAGTTTCAACTAAAAACGGTGAGATTTACTTCGCCGTCCTCATGCATACGGACAACCGCACAGAGTGGGGCTCCGCAAATGCGACAATCAAAAAGAAAGTGAATCAATTGATTGTTGATAATGGCGGCGCGAAATCTATCAACTATAAAGAAACTCTTCCACTTGCTTTTGATAAAGGGTCGAGCTTGGCAACGGAAATTTCTGCCAATAAGAATAAAGGCTAG
- a CDS encoding transposase has translation MAKHFALQGNISHDFFETSFGGDLSKGKRKSRRPLSEKEPIHLVLKSNKAFGRRSLLHPVNRKLLLKYTRRFVFRFRVKLYRFANVGNHIHILIRVPDRQAYVSFISALTGTISKMIFKSAGMWDLRPFTRVASWGRGFSTLKRYIDRNVEQGLLVVEITMKRDRSWKRAGFDDVIWELPYAGRGSPMRRGGVMRMRV, from the coding sequence ATGGCAAAACATTTCGCATTACAAGGAAATATCTCGCACGATTTTTTCGAAACGTCTTTTGGCGGAGATCTTTCGAAAGGCAAAAGAAAGTCGCGCCGACCTCTTTCAGAGAAAGAGCCTATTCATTTGGTTTTGAAAAGTAATAAAGCTTTCGGGCGAAGGTCCCTGTTGCATCCGGTGAACAGGAAGCTTCTTCTTAAATACACGCGACGATTTGTGTTTCGTTTTCGAGTGAAGCTTTATCGTTTTGCTAATGTGGGTAATCATATCCATATCCTCATAAGAGTCCCCGATCGACAAGCGTACGTAAGCTTTATTAGTGCACTGACAGGAACTATTTCGAAGATGATATTTAAGTCGGCTGGTATGTGGGACCTCAGGCCGTTTACTCGAGTTGCGAGTTGGGGGCGAGGGTTCAGTACGTTGAAGAGGTATATAGATCGAAATGTCGAGCAAGGATTGCTCGTGGTGGAAATTACTATGAAGAGAGATCGGTCTTGGAAGAGGGCTGGTTTTGATGATGTGATTTGGGAGCTTCCGTATGCGGGGCGAGGATCCCCGATGAGAAGGGGTGGGGTGATGAGAATGAGGGTTTGA
- a CDS encoding cyclic nucleotide-binding domain-containing protein, whose product MGLEKKNTFLIVSGDKTRIQRCTDVLSRNIPNCSVFHSAEWFETKYKLDNVHPKAILIDEYLPKGSGFDVVSKILKEKNNDDIFIIIMSYVADHDLFSSEVASGRVQFLTEPDREQALMECISKIVSPKKDSNQAQYELKQLQPGEVLFKEGDSTEIAYIVKKGSLRAYCSGHDGDKVMLGEIMAGEFVGEMGHFNHDPRSATVEAITEVELIAIPHASLDNVIFTRPSWAKALVKTLSQRLKKANKALTG is encoded by the coding sequence ATGGGACTCGAAAAAAAGAATACGTTTTTGATCGTCAGCGGAGATAAGACGCGAATTCAGCGTTGCACCGACGTACTTTCGCGCAATATTCCCAACTGCTCTGTCTTTCACAGCGCCGAGTGGTTTGAAACCAAATACAAACTCGACAACGTTCATCCTAAAGCCATTCTCATTGATGAATACCTCCCAAAGGGTTCGGGCTTTGACGTCGTTTCAAAAATTCTCAAAGAAAAAAACAATGACGACATTTTTATCATCATCATGTCCTACGTAGCGGATCATGATCTTTTCTCTTCCGAAGTGGCCTCGGGTCGCGTGCAGTTTTTAACAGAGCCCGATCGCGAACAGGCTTTGATGGAATGTATTTCTAAAATCGTTTCTCCCAAAAAAGACAGCAATCAAGCCCAGTACGAATTGAAGCAACTGCAGCCAGGAGAAGTTCTTTTTAAAGAGGGTGACAGTACAGAGATCGCCTACATTGTGAAGAAAGGCAGCCTTCGCGCTTATTGTTCGGGACATGATGGCGACAAGGTCATGCTCGGCGAAATCATGGCGGGAGAATTCGTCGGAGAAATGGGCCACTTCAATCACGACCCGCGTTCAGCGACAGTCGAAGCCATCACTGAAGTCGAACTGATTGCTATTCCGCACGCGTCTTTAGACAATGTGATTTTCACCAGACCTTCGTGGGCGAAGGCGCTGGTTAAAACTCTGTCCCAACGCCTGAAGAAAGCCAACAAAGCCCTCACCGGTTAA
- a CDS encoding poly(A) polymerase: MMSQQKPQLHEDWIDSYALRIVRTLQESGFETYLVGGCVRDLLVGIHPKDFDIATNALPNQVRKKIPNAYVIGRRFKLVLVKRGDQQFEVATFRRNMTQDELNNMGDESVEGDNYFGTREEDAKRRDFTANAVFYDPVKHKLIDFCGGIQDIQDRVLRMIGDPKERFIEDPIRILRAIRLSHKLHFSIESSMRAAIAECSPELKKSVLPRRREEWLKFLRLKEPHLAFMELFDLHILEQILPGLHSVFVDPVKMEIFEIHLARINSAHIDKNNPTELFAGFMLAFMKAQYGEEPWNHEEILNDPKLAYFMREEMGIFKQEASVFFKALHLMNGLHRIENYTRKGERRQMAFVHNEAFPLAMKLAIMDYSLSGSKMHFWLQQIEKYRAGIPTKSSQEPQH; this comes from the coding sequence ATGATGAGCCAGCAAAAACCCCAGCTCCACGAGGACTGGATTGATTCGTACGCCTTGAGAATAGTTCGGACCCTGCAAGAGTCTGGCTTCGAAACTTACCTAGTAGGTGGCTGCGTGCGTGATCTGCTCGTTGGCATTCATCCTAAAGATTTCGACATTGCAACCAACGCTCTGCCAAACCAAGTCCGCAAAAAAATCCCTAACGCCTACGTTATTGGCCGCCGCTTCAAACTTGTGTTGGTAAAACGCGGAGATCAGCAATTTGAGGTTGCGACCTTCCGTCGTAATATGACGCAAGATGAACTCAACAATATGGGCGATGAATCTGTTGAGGGCGATAACTACTTCGGCACGCGCGAAGAAGATGCGAAACGCCGCGACTTCACGGCGAACGCTGTTTTCTATGATCCCGTAAAACATAAGCTCATCGATTTCTGTGGCGGCATCCAGGACATCCAAGACCGCGTACTGCGCATGATCGGCGATCCGAAAGAGCGCTTCATCGAAGATCCCATTCGTATTTTGCGTGCGATTCGCCTTTCGCACAAATTGCATTTTTCCATTGAGTCTTCAATGCGTGCTGCAATTGCCGAATGCAGTCCTGAGTTAAAAAAATCCGTTCTACCGCGCCGTCGTGAAGAGTGGTTGAAATTCCTACGCCTTAAAGAACCTCACTTGGCGTTCATGGAGCTTTTCGATTTGCATATTCTTGAGCAGATTCTTCCGGGCTTGCACTCTGTTTTTGTCGATCCCGTCAAAATGGAGATTTTCGAGATCCATTTAGCGCGCATCAACTCTGCACATATCGACAAGAACAATCCAACGGAACTTTTCGCAGGCTTCATGCTTGCATTCATGAAAGCCCAATATGGCGAAGAACCTTGGAATCATGAAGAGATCCTTAACGATCCGAAACTGGCGTATTTCATGCGCGAGGAAATGGGCATCTTTAAACAAGAAGCCTCTGTGTTTTTCAAAGCTCTGCATTTGATGAACGGACTTCATCGCATCGAAAACTACACTCGCAAAGGCGAGCGTCGACAGATGGCTTTCGTCCATAACGAAGCTTTCCCATTGGCAATGAAATTGGCCATTATGGATTATTCTCTGTCAGGCTCGAAAATGCATTTTTGGCTTCAACAAATCGAGAAGTATCGCGCAGGAATTCCGACGAAATCCTCGCAAGAGCCCCAACATTAA